In the Drosophila biarmipes strain raj3 chromosome X, RU_DBia_V1.1, whole genome shotgun sequence genome, one interval contains:
- the LOC108023566 gene encoding uncharacterized protein LOC108023566 — MDTGEELKSWLADKSKAYPARVDFALKVWQSVEFPYPSKYEIITEWLAASLGKSKEPLPTQLLGDFLKLRAQPGWVASAIKDQLICTLFQVVSRPENANEAALELLPLALNCELLQDALRSSVEALTHCFGTLFESHQRCVQLRQDNRGGDQGQEHWDAEFLVPVIKQLAEIARRSQSPEQLLKEYDAKTVRPLVELLLSLKSSCLQELVELEKQLNAPFNAERIQEQPLHVSLLLLEAAILNNRHQTTELETIVDVVFGAGKESASSLPLATYLLMSLQKHDIPLPKFEFVSTELLELVRQYKKSHLKEILCLLCSALRLNPLLLEQSVYQITVWLLTIAKETAEEEELYSEYLVLLLDMFRRLSRAERFIMNLLKALKEWLGKYPLEITHKEAKKRRLQETSLEDKEKQAEKHFLSLIFTRAPLAAAPSANDAFKQLSQTWPSHSAGVAFTRLVSNLMTKPSLVIWKTLLHSFVELLEEDQPQGVRPENLDFARELHAALLCQYLNGTRLAEQVHLHQVQVEQQLQHTSQVLEQFGRLLLSQEHNRRLMNAFLECTERASGLELLLKHYWPDGFPASQRPLQLRGFLPTAEWTLIQQRVHNFGKSSCRQRLQRLELQLAESGWLLQDQRGAKCSDALAELVAPQQLFRLSRPQKQLRLHQRKLDQDLDSHLEDSECVELIALQLLKEYGAAAKEFKAKGSLLVKLKLEETVEEASLMAFVREKTAVEKELQLPAAQELVESLQRLPLAQLPTNIRSRLWLVIFVLYRDLSRSQQEEQTNQVLELLIDLMHFGHPLPICSYFPQLSELLHLIPTSSTTGWSFYETLFARCIRRQGAGSEAFLASCTEHLKEQLAASKLQPEQCRLLLLAIETLSSMTGVQGRKMQRQLQPLIEVYGAMVAHKFRSKKKEAAAYKEFVDSTLSGYATYVSSCINRVARQEREREQQEKEQEEAAGEEQEPGKKRKKKDKHKARTEAEHKEGESELQPIDENFRRICKIYIGHSLNYRNAHAIRLLNVALTHRQRLHLDPDEIEFVLSSYWRQLNADIEAGDFSTSSALDCLEPAIKLIIGYKTNEDFLLLLRRLSAQVEQMQRPETPAQHKALQNVLTLLALFAKCSLSSVKGAMLNEHFELISVSAALRLPEPKDPAYRGHALRLLEAQRNLAGNRMVPLTGETLDCLLGSMLDVNIKHLISHGGSWQDFVDLYGALTDNLVVLLKQHGNLMSDRAAQLSALCQDLVQAVVGYRAERKQTQDISETELDGLADLGLKLATVMATVATTQALAVKRVAPFLLIFTIRQMVATERPTTLFEKVKVHIVRVCHELIGICDHRAGHFILRSSSEAGARMYESLVKEHEKYHKFRGKV; from the exons ATGGACACCGGCGAAG AGCTGAAGTCCTGGCTGGCTGACAAGAGCAAAGCGTACCCGGCACGTGTTGACTTCGCCCTGAAGGTCTGGCAGTCCGTGGAGTTTCCCTATCCCAGCAAGTACGAGATCATCACCGAATGGCTGGCAGCCTCCCTGGGCAAGAGCAAGGAACCGCTGCCCACCCAGCTGCTGGGGGACTTCCTGAAGCTGAGGGCGCAGCCCGGCTGGGTCGCCTCGGCAATCAAGGACCAGCTTATCTGCACGCTGTTTCAGGTGGTCTCCCGGCCTGAGAATGCCAACGAGGCGGCGCTGGAACTCCTGCCGCTGGCCCTCAACTGCGAGCTGCTCCAGGATGCCCTGCGATCGAGCGTCGAGGCGCTAACCCACTGCTTTGGCACCCTGTTCGAGTCCCACCAGCGCTGCGTGCAGCTCCGCCAGGATAACAGGGGTGGCGATCAGGGCCAGGAGCACTGGGATGCAGAGTTCCTGGTCCCTGTGATCAAGCAGCTGGCCGAGATTGCCCGCCGCTCTCAGAGTCCCGAGCAGCTGCTCAAGGAGTACGATGCGAAGACAGTGCGTCCGCTGGTGGAGCTGCTCCTCAGCCTGAAGTCGTCCTGCTTGCAGGAGCTGGTCGAGCTGGAAAAGCAACTCAATGCTCCGTTCAACGCCGAGCGCATTCAGGAGCAGCCGCTTCACGTCAGCCTGCTGCTCTTGGAGGCCGCTATCCTCAACAACCGCCACCAAACAACTGAGCTGGAAACGATCGTGGACGTGGTCTTCGGCGCTGGCAAGGAGTCCGCGTCATCGCTTCCCCTGGCCACCTACTTGCTGATGTCGCTGCAAAAACACGACATACCCCTGCCCAAGTTCGAGTTCGTTTCCACCGAGCTGCTCGAGCTGGTGCGCCAGTACAAAAAGTCGCATCTGAAGGAGATTTTGTGCCTACTCTGCTCTGCGCTGCGCCTGAATCCCCTCCTGCTGGAGCAGAGCGTCTACCAGATCACCGTTTGGCTGCTCACAATCGCCAAGGAGActgccgaggaggaggagctgtaCTCCGAGTATCTGGTCCTGCTGCTGGACATGTTCCGTCGCCTCAGTCGCGCGGAACGCTTCATCATGAACCTGCTGAAGGCCCTTAAGGAGTGGCTGGGAAAGTATCCCCTGGAGATTACCCACAAGGAAGCCAAGAAGCGGCGACTGCAGGAAACTTCACTTGAGGACAAGGAGAAGCAGGCAGAGAAGCACTTCCTGAGCCTCATTTTCACCAGAGCCCCCTTGGCAGCCGCTCCCTCAGCCAACGATGCCTTCAAGCAGCTGTCCCAAACCTGGCCAAGTCATTCCGCCGGCGTGGCCTTCACTCGCCTGGTGAGCAACCTGATGACCAAGCCGTCGCTGGTGATTTGGAAGACCCTGTTGCATTCCTTTGTGGAGCTGCTGGAGGAGGACCAGCCGCAAGGTGTGCGGCCGGAGAACCTGGACTTTGCCCGTGAGCTGCATGCTGCGCTGCTCTGTCAGTACCTCAATGGCACTCGGCTGGCGGAGCAGGTGCACCTACATCAGGTGCaggtggagcagcagctgcagcacaCTTCCCAGGTGCTGGAGCAGTTTGGACGGCTCCTGCTGAGCCAGGAGCACAATCGCCGGCTGATGAATGCCTTTCTGGAGTGCACGGAGCGGGCCAGTGGCCTCGAGCTGCTCCTAAAGCACTACTGGCCAGACGGTTTCCCCGCCAGCCAAAGGCCCCTGCAGCTGAGGGGCTTTCTGCCCACCGCCGAGTGGACGCTGATCCAGCAGAGAGTGCACAACTTCGGCAAGAGCTCCTGCCGCCAGCGGTTGCAGCGCTTGGAGCTGCAGCTGGCGGAGAGTGGCTGGCTGTTGCAGGATCAAAGGGGCGCCAAGTGCAGCGATGCCCTGGCCGAACTGGTGGCCCCTCAGCAGCTGTTCCGGCTGTCCAGGCCACAGAAACAGCTGCGTTTGCATCAAAGGAAGCTGGATCAGGACTTGGACTCCCACCTGGAGGATTCGGAGTGCGTGGAGCTGATCGCCCTGCAGCTGCTCAAGGAGTACGGAGCAGCGGCCAAGGAGTTCAAGGCCAAGGGATCGCTGTTGGTCAAACTGAAGCTGGAGGAGACGGTGGAGGAGGCCTCCTTGATGGCATTCGTGAGGGAGAAGACCGCGGTCGAAAAGGAGTTGCAGTTGCCTGCGGCCCAGGAGCTGGTGGAGTCACTGCAGCGCTTGCCGCTGGCCCAGTTGCCCACCAACATACGCTCGCGCCTCTGGCTGGTGATCTTCGTCCTATACAGGGATCTCAGTCGTAgccagcaggaggagcagacCAACCAGGTCCTAGAGCTGCTGATAG ATCTTATGCACTTCGGTCACCCGCTGCCCATCTGCAGCTACTTTCCGCAGCTTAGCGAGCTGCTCCACCTAATCCCCACCAGCTCGACGACGGGTTGGAGCTTCTACGAGACACTCTTCGCCCGCTGCATACGACGCCAAGGTGCCGGCAGCGAGGCATTCCTGGCCAGCTGCACGGAACACCTCAAGGAGCAACTGGCCGCCAGCAAGTTGCAGCCGGAGCAGTGTCGCCTCTTGCTGCTGGCCATCGAAACGCTGTCGAGTATGACTGGCGTGCAAGGCCGCAAGATGCAGCGCCAACTGCAGCCACTCATCGAGGTCTACGGCGCCATGGTTGCCCACAAGTTCCGCTCCAAGAAGAAGGAGGCCGCCGCGTACAAGGAGTTCGTGGACAGCACTCTGTCGGGCTATGCCACCTACGTGAGCAGCTGCATCAACCGCGTGGCCAGGCAGGAGCGGGAAAGGGAGCAGCAGGAGAAGGAGCAGGAGGAAGCCGCGGGGGAGGAGCAGGAACCAGGCAAGAAGAGGAAAAAGAAGGACAAACATAAGGCAAGGACTGAAGCGGAGCATAAGGAAGGTGAAAGCGAGCTGCAACCCATCGACGAGAACTTCCGACGCATCTGCAAGATCTACATTGGCCACTCG CTCAACTACCGCAATGCCCACGCCATCCGCCTGCTGAACGTGGCCCTCACCCATCGCCAGCGCTTGCACCTGGACCCGGACGAGATCGAGTTCGTGCTGAGCAGCTATTGGCGGCAACTGAACGCGGACATTGAGGCGGGCGACTTCTCCACCAGCTCGGCCCTGGACTGCCTGGAGCCCGCCATCAAGCTGATTATCGGCTACAAGACCAACGAGGActtcctgctgctcctgcgccGCCTCTCCGCGCAGGTGGAGCAGATGCAGCGCCCCGAGACGCCCGCCCAGCACAAGGCGCTGCAGAATGTGCTCACCCTGCTGGCCCTCTTTGCCAAGTGCTCGCTGAGCAGTGTCAAGGGAGCG ATGCTCAACGAGCACTTCGAGCTGATCAGCGTGAGTGCGGCTCTGCGTCTGCCGGAACCCAAGGACCCTGCCTACCGAGGTCACGCCCTCCGCCTGCTGGAGGCCCAGCGCAACCTGGCCGGGAACCGCATGGTTCCGCTCACGGGGGAGACTCTGGACTGCCTGCTCGGCAGCATGCTTGACGTGAACATCAAGCACCTGATCAGCCACGGCGGCAGTTGGCAGGACTTCGTGGACCTGTACGGCGCGCTCACCGACAacctggtggtgctgctgaaGCAGCACGGCAACCTGATGTCCGACCGCGCCGCCCAGCTGAGTGCTCTGTGCCAGGACCTGGTCCAAGCCGTCGTTGGCTATCGGGCGGAGCGCAAGCAGACGCAGGACATCAGCGAGACGGAGCTGGAC